The DNA region TGCCACAAATCCGTACACATCCTTGAACGGCTCGAAGTTATTGACCCGCATATCCAACAGCGCCCAGTCCTTCTCGCGGATGATGCGGCGCAGTTGTTCCTCGATCAACCGTCCCGCCGGGAGACCGGAACGAGGATCGGTGAGGCTCTCCCTCTCCGAACGGCGGATGGCTCCCTGCACGCGCAGTTTCAATTCTTCGATATCGAAAGGTTTGGTGATGTAATCATCCGCGCCAAGTTCGAGCCCCTGCAATTTGTCGCTGCGTTCATCCTTCTGCGTCAGGAAGATCACAGGGATGTGACTCGTGCGCATATTGGTGCGCAATGTGCGGCAGACCTCATAACCATCGATATCCGGCAGCATGATGTCCAGCACAATTAAATGCGGGAGCACCTGCTTGGTCTTTTCCAAGGCATCGCGTCCGCGGTTCGCCACATCCACATCATACTGAAGACCCGAGAAATAGATTTTGAGCATGTTGGCGATGTCGGGATCATCTTCCACTACCAAAAGACGAGCGTTACCCATATAAGCCTCCTGCCGCTTTTCCAATTTTCATGTTGAAATTTCGAGCAAACCATATCATTTCAATGCGATCCTTTAATGCGGCTCTTTTCGTTGCACCCGTTTCCCTTTACGGGCATTTCTTCGGATGATTTCGATCTGTTCTTCCGTTACCTCACGCTCGAACGAACGGAACCCGCTCATGCGAAAACCATGTCGTTCCGCAATGGCTGTGATCTCCTGCACGCGCTCGAGCGTAATATCCTTGCCGATGGTGTAATCCTCGAAGCGCCCTTCCAGCGCGAGCGCAATGGTCTCCGCCATGCAGGCATACGCCTTGCCTTCGGGAAAACCGAAATTAAAATGGAAATCCACGGGACCTGGCACATCCACCATGCCGCCGTCAATCACTAATATATCATCTCTCACCGCCGCCACCATTGCAGAAACATCACGAGGGCGCGCCACGTCACAAACCACGCTCCCCGCCTGCAAATGTTCCGGGCGGATGACATCATGGATCGAACTGGTAACGGTCAGGATCAACTGCGCTTCCCGTAAAATATCCATTTTTGTGCCGATGCAAACCTCGCCTCGCGACTTAAGCTGAAGCCTGTCTCGCAGTTCTTCGAGCTTCTTTTCGTCCCGGGCGATGAGCAGAGTCCGGGCTGCCTCACCAGCCAACAGGTCCGCGCAGACGCGCCCAATGGCTCCCGTAGCACCGATAACGGCAACCGTCGCATCCGACATTTTAATGTCCATGACCTTCGCCGCGTCCCGAATGGCTTGCACCGCCATTGCCACGGTGTACGAGTCGCCGGTGGTGACGGGAACGTCCAGCGCGCCGGCAATGGTCACTCCGGCGTCACCGACCACCGAGGTGAACGCGCCCAGACCGAGAATATCCGCACCGAGGCGTTCCGCCATGCGCCCCGTCTGGATAATTTTACGATAGACCGTACGCTCAGGCAACTGCATCATGCGGCGCGGAGTGTATGGACAGGCAATGAACCAGCCTTTAATGACCTTGCCTGTGGCTTGAGATGTAATGCCTTCGATCTCCGAAAGATAGACTGGAGGAAAGAAGGTGGAAAAAAAATCGATCTGCGGTTCTGAAAGTACCTTGCCTAAAAATGGAAACTTGCGGCTTACATCGCGCTTGGGGTCAATGGGGTGAATGATGAAGGCGAAGCTATCCATATGGTGACTGGGCTGAATCGCTTACCATGACTCTGCCTCGGCTTTCTTATCTGGATGATAGGGCGTTTGATGCAGGTGGGCGAGTTTCCAGTTATGGTGGTCGCTCTGGTCGAAGGTGATGTCGCGGTCGATCACACGGCGTTCGGCGGAAGCCGCCAGTACCACATCCGATTCGATGGTGCGCGCCGGGTAGATGATCATGCCCGAGCCGATGCGGCAATTGTGCCCTACGCAACCGCCCAACACCGGGCGATTGGAAGGGCTTAAGTTCCCATGCCCATCTCGTGCGCGGATCGGGATGGGAATCAGGTTGTAATCCGTCCAAGTAGAGCCCGCGCCGATAAAGGTATTCCGCCCGATCACGCACATTTGCAGACAGGTATTCTGCGCCACCATGCTGTTCTCCATGAGGGTGGTCATGAACAGGGCAGTACGGAACGGAAGAAAAGCCCCGTCACCCACCACGGAGAGCATCAATTGGACATCCTGTGAAACATTGACGTTGCTCCCGATGACACAATTCTCAATGACAGCCCCGGCATTGATGGTGACATTATCACCGATGATGGTCGGTCCGTGGATAACGGCGCTGGGATCGATCACACAGCCCTTGCCGATCTTCACCAATTCCGAGCATTCCAGCACCTGCCGCCCTTCATAAATTGCCTTTCCGAGGATCTTTACTTTGAAACCCAGATCTTCATTGAGGCGCTTCTCAAAACGCGCCCCGCGCGCGAACTGACTGAACACCATATCTGCAATGAAAACGTGCACCCAGGTATCGATCGCCATCAGCGCGCGTAAAGGGACCTGGAAGACCAGGTCGCCGCTTTGGTCACCCATATAGGTGGGAACGTGATAATAACCGATCTCACGCGCCTGAAGATCGATGACCAGCGGCTCGGCATCTGCCACAGGTCCGTTCGGGTAATACCACAAGTCCGCCAGATACAAGTCTCCTGCCGGGGTATAGGATGAGGAAAGGGGAAGCGCGTGTTCACGGAAGGCAGGGTCCTCCGCACGAAACGCCGCCCGGACAGGGCGTTTGCGCTTCACGGCTTTTGCCATGAATTCCTTGATGTAATTTTCGTCGAAAAAGAGATTGTCGCGATAGACAATGGTCGGCTCGCGCACCGGCTGAAGGCGGTCTCCCTGCTTCAGTTCCATCTCACGGGTCACGTATGGAGCAAGCAGGTTGCGCTGGTGCAGCCAGAGCGGCGAGTTCTGAATCCGCAAATCACGCGCAGGCTCGCAAAATGGCATGATCGGGGTCTGCGCGTTGAGGATGATCTTGAGCATAGTTGGATTATAAATCAAAGCATGGGAGAAAACGTACCGCAGAGCAAAACAAAATTGTTATTAAAAGCCTAGGAAAGCGGGGTTTTGTACACCAAAATGGTGCAGTTCGAGTCGCCTCGCGCAATACAGGCGGTCTCCTCTACATTAAAGACCTTCCCCCCGCTCAGCCAATACAAGGCTTCCTGCAATAGACCCACCGCCAGATGACAGATCGGTTCATCCGCTTTGCGCTCCCAGCACAGCGGACAACGCTCGATATGCCAAAAAATAGTGTTATCGGTCTCTTCCACCCGCACGCGCTGGTCAGTATGTTTATTAAACAACTCTGCAAACGATCGGGCTCCCACACGCAGTTTTGTAGTCAACGGTAGAAGGCGAAATGCAACTTCTGTCAGACCGAGCATGGAGCCATATTCCTTAAGACCATACTTGAAGCTGGCACGCCCCGTCCGCAGCGCCAATCCCCGCCCCCCTCGCGGGCCGTATGCCTGCTCCAACGTCCCAAGCAGGAGACTCACCTTTTCAAAGGAAAAGGACTTCTCTGCTTTTGACGGCGGGTAGTTCTGAATCAAATCATCCAATTCAGCAAGGTGCAGGATGGCGTCCACCCCGCCTTTGCTGATCACTTCCTCCATGCCAAGCAGGATGATCCTCCCCATTTTCTGCGGATAAAAGAATTCATCATTGTTCATGAGGCTGGGATGTCCTCATCGAGAAATTTTTTTAACTTCAGGGTGAATTCGGTCGGTTCTTCCAGCATCGGAAAATGCCCCGCCCGGGCGAATCGCTCGATCCTGGCGTGCGGCATCCCGTTCAACATGGGCTGCCATTGCATCGGATGGACGATCACATCCTTGTCACCGTAGATACCAAGGGATGGGACTTTGATCTGCGGGAGTACAGGTGTCAGGTCCGTGCGGCGAAGCGAAGCGATGGAGAGCAGGAAAGATTCCACCGTAGTACGGGACAGGTCGCGGTCCATCATATCCGGGAAACGCGGGTCGCTGCAAATCACGCGGGAGTAATAATATTTCATGAATGCGCGGAAGGGTCCCATCATATTGAACAGCATGAAAGCGATGGAACGATACCCAGCGAGTTTGAGCAAAGGTGCCAGGGACGAACCCACTATGGGCGAGCCGACCACTACCACCTTGCTAACACGATCCGGATATTGATGTGCGACCGAAAGACTGACCGTTCCACCCATGCTGTGTCCCACCAGCGGCGCGTGGACGATCCCCAACTGTTCCATGAATTGATTGACCAGGCTGACAAAATCAGAAACAGCATAGGTTTCGCGCTTCTTTCCTGATTCACCGAACCCCCAAAAATCCAGTGCGTAGGTGCGATAGAATGCGCCCAAATATGCCATGGTCTCCTGCCACAGCCCCCATGAGCCAAGCCATCCATGCAAAAGTATGACGGGGCGTCCGCGCCCGTATACTTCGTAATGAACTATTCCCTGATCAGTGGTGATGGAAGACACAGCAACGTTTAACCCGCCCCCTATTTTCCGGATTCCATTTCCTGCAAGATGCTGTATAAAAGTTCCAGCAAAACCTTTTTCACTGTTTTCCGGTCGGTGGCAATGCAGGGAAGCAGTTTTGTATTCTTATCCAAACGGAGGGCATGACGCATGTCCTCGAGTTCCCAGGAATCTTCCATATCCTGCTTGTTTGCAGCAACGACGAATGGCGTGGGCGCATAGGCGCGGAAAGTTTCGAGGATCGAACGCGCCTCGCGGAAGGTTTCCGGGCGGGTGCTGTCCACCATGACGATAAAGCCAAGCATCCCCTCCGAAAGGATCTCCCACATGAAATCAAAACGTTTCTGACCGGGCGTGCCGAAAAGATACAGAACCAAATCATCATCGACCGTGATGCGACCAAAATCCATGGCAACCGTGGTCGCAGATTTGACGTTGCGTTCCTCTTCGGATGAGATCTTACGCTCCGTGGCAACAACATCAATTTCGCTGACAGACTGAATAAACTGCGTCTTGCCTGCGCTGAATGGACCTGTCACTACCATTTTGACCGTTTGCATAATAATTCCTATCCTTTCGACCGTGGGGACATTATAGTTTTCGAATGCGGCCGATTAGTTTATTAATCAATGATTTCTGTTCTTCTTTATCCTGCGTTGGGAACATCTTCGGATTCGGCTGGACAGGGGCATTAGCGGGGCGCACCAACTCCACCAGACCCGCCTGCAAAAGTCCATAGACGATCCTGCGGATCTCCGCTTCGGTCAACTTGTTCGTGCCCGCGATCTGACGCATCGTATTCTTCGGGTCAACGAACTTGACGACCTTCCATTCATCCACGCTTAAATTGACATTGGTGAGTGGACGTTCAGTGAACTTGAGCGCCATATCCAGGCTGGGAATTTCATCCTGCAATTGCTCCAGTTCGCGCAACTGACGCGAACCTTCGATGATGATATTCTCCAGGTCGAGCCGCACATTGATGCGGTCATCGGGAGGAAGCATATCGTTCTCGAAACGGAACACCCCTTCGACCCACGTAAACAAACGGCGTACAACATCCGTAAAATGAGATTGCAAATTCAGCAGGATATCATCCTGCGAAACATAGCCGGCATTGATGAGCAGCAAGCCAAGTTCCTTGTCGGTCATCTGACCAGCGCGGTCTGCGATGGCACGGTATTGATTGGCATTGATCTTGTTCGCCTTATGCAGAACATATGCCAGGCTGCTGTCGTCCTTGCCGATGCGGGCATACGCCAGTTTCCCCTCACGAAAGGAAACGTACGCCTGCTCAGACACCCCATCCACAACCAGCGTTCCCGTCTTGCTCGCAAGGTTTATTAGATTAAGAAGTTGTGTGACCGTAAAATCGCGTAAATTTCCACGCAGAGCCATGTGTCCTCTACCTACCCTCCAAAAGGGATAGTTGGAAAATTATACTTGCAAGGGGATATTGCGTCAATTAACCATCCTTGCACTCTTGTTTGGAAACGGAAACCAGTCAAATCATTTGATTTTCGCATTCACAGTCATTTCAACAACCGCTTCAATTGGCGCATGGCATCCTGCGGATCCTTGAACAGGACTCCCTGCATTCCGACCTGTTGACAGGCTTCAATATTGGCAGGGACATCGTCCACAAAGACCGCCTCATTTGCCTTGACCTGAGCCTGCTCCAACGCAAGACGGTATATCTCCACCCCGGGCTTTGCCGCCTTGACCTCCGCCGAGATGATGACCGTATCGAAGACTGCGAGCAAATCGTTCTTTTCGAGATACGCGCGCATACCGTCCCAGGCATTCGAAATGAGACCCACATGGAATTTCCCGCGCAGGGATCGAATAAAGTCGACAAATTCGCGGTCGATCACATCACCCGCATAGAACTCGGTTTTTATATTTTCGATCTCACCATTCTTGACCTTCAACCTACGCGCAACAGCCCGCCAGTGTTCATCTTCGCCGATCGCGCCAACGGTAGCCTGTGCCGCTGTGCCGTTCGGTCCACCGCCGAAGACAATCTCGTCAATATCCGCATAATCCATGCCAAAGCGTTCGGCAAGACGCTGGCGCGGAGCCTGATGTTCGGTGCGCTGGATGACACCGCCATAATCAAAAAATACTGCCCGAATGGTCATGTCATTTTCCTTTTCTCGTCATAAAAAAAGCCCGCAGGCAAAAACAAACCTGCGGGTTGATCGTTCCATCCAAGTCGTTACTTCTTCTTGTCCTTTGCGGATGTCTTTTTCGCAGGGGACGAGGTCTTGGAAGAAGGGCTTTTCTTCGCAACATCAGATTTCGAAGCGTCGGGCTTCTTCTGTGCGGATGATTTTGCAGTTTCGCCAGCCGTCTTCTTGCCGGAAACCGCTTTGACAGTTTTCTTCACCGTTTTCGCAACAGGCTCGGTTTTCAGGGACGTGGCAGCAGGCGCCGGTTCTTTTGCTGCTGTCTCCGCGGCGGCAGCCTGCTGTTTGGCAGCTTCACGCCAGTTTGGAAAGAAAAGTTCCATGCGCTGGCGGGAGATCGAGTTGGCGCGGCGGCAACGCGGACAATGCGCGTCATAGTGGTTCTGGTTCTTTTCGTTCATGATGACGAGCGCGGACAGCATTTCAACGCGGCTTAGGGTGAACGGAGTCTGGCAATAAAGGCAACGCAGATTCATGGGTCTCTCCTTGGTGTGGAACCGTTTGTTTATTCTGACAGTGATTCTACACTGATTTCACGTCCTTCGCGAATCGTCTTTTCGAACAGGTCGAACGCCATGTGGATGTGCATGCCTGCCTTCTCGTAGAGCCGCAGGGCGCCGGTCAGGTTCTCCGCATCCACACCCAAGCCGACCTTTCGTTTTCCGCGCTTGTAAAATTCGCCAAAACTATGTTGCAGGAGCGCCAATCCAAGCCCATACTTGCGCCAGGGACGGCGAACGCCCAGGGTGTTCACCCATCCCAGATCCGCATCTTCATAGGCATTCGGGCGGCACAAACTGATACCGACGATCTGGTCGCCTTTCATGGCGAGAAACCATAGGGTCGGGTCAAAACCTGCTCCCGTAAAGAAATGCTTGAAGCGGGCAAAACCTTCTTCAAACGGTTCAGGGAGATGCCCAAAATGATCGCGGAACGATTCTTCGGCGGCTTCATAGACGGCTCGAATGTCGTTCTCGGGGTCGGCGGTGCGGATGGTGATCCCATCAGGCAAGAGCGGAGAGGGAGGCGCTTCTTCCAGATTGATCCGCATCTGATAAGAACTGCGGATCTGGCGAAAGCCCCTGTCATCGAACAATTTCTTCGATTCCACCGCGGGACGGTATATACCCAAGCGGGGGGCAAAGCGCACATCGGAGGGCAGCTCTTCAAGGACGCGGCAGGCGTGGGATTCCGCCCATTCCAATAACCACGTGCCGATTCCCAATCCGCTAAAACCGGGATGGACACGTCCCCAGATCCACGGGTGGACGGGCGGCTTGGCGTTGGTCCACACTTCGATGTAACCGACCAGTTTTCCCTCCGGTGAGAAGACCAGGCGGGTATCACGCGCGGGGTCAAAACCCGGCGATCCCCATTCCGTGCGGATCGCGTCCGCATCGGTGATCTCGTCCTGTTGCACCACAGACCGCGACCATGTGTTGAACAGTTCCAGCGCAGACTCGATATCATTCGGATCTGCACCTCGGACAGTAAATCCTTCGGGCAATACAACTTGTTGGGTTTCGATCTTTTCTTTCATGACGTCCTCTTATTCTTCCAAACTTCGTCCGGGACGAAGTTCCTTTTCAAATGTGACGAATTCGCTCGCCACATGCATTCCGGCTCTTTCGTACAGACGGGTTGCTCCTGTGGAATTGGACGCGTCCACGCCGAGACCGATGGTCTTCATGCCGCGCTTGTAAAAATCGGCGAAGGAATGTTTGAGCAGAGTCAGCCCAAGTCCTTTTTTGCGCCACGGCTTGCGGACTCCCAGCGTGCCGACCCAGCCGATGCCCATGCGGTAGCGGTTCTGGGAGAAGCCAGCGATTTCGTCGCCATCCCAGGCGATCAGCCACAGGTTCGGGTCGAATTCGGGTCTCTCAAATTTACGGAACGACCACTCTTCAAAGGTGGAGCCGTGACTGCCCCAATGTTCGTTGAAGGCTTCGTTGTCCGCCTGCCAGACGAGGCGGCTGTGCGCTTCCTTGTCGAAGGGACGCAATTCGATTCCTTCGGGAAAAGGTGGAATGGTCGGCATTTCATCGAGCGTTATCTCCATCCGCCAGAAATAGCGGACGGTGGCATAGCCCGTTTCCTTGTGTAGAGAAATTGCCGGTTCATCCTTGCCGTCCATCGTGCTGCGGATGTACACCCGCAGATCGGGCGCGGCGAGTTTCATCTCTTCGAGCGCGCGTGCCTCGGCACGTTCCATCAGGGCGCGGTCGATGCCCATTCCTTTGAAGTCGGGATGAACATATCCATCAATGGTCAAATGGGCATGGTTCTTGACATTATAGAAATCCTGAAAACCGACCACACGTCCAGCCTGTGTTTCTACGAGGAAAGCGTCGGTTTCAGGATTGAAGCCTTCCGTATGCCACTCGTGCTCAAGTTCTTCGGGCGTCACAGCGACAGTGATGTCACCATCCGCTTCGGTGACTTCGTAGATGAGCTTTGCCACAGCGTGGAGATCCGCCCAGGTGACAGGACGCAGGTTCAAGTTTGAGTTAAGAAGCGTTTCCTTTGTCATTGTTCAATTCCATCCATTCTTCCAATAAAATTCCCATGTAAAACATATCCCAGCGTTTGCCATCCTTGAGCAATGCACTGCGGCGGCGGCCCTCAATGCGGAATCCGCACTTTTCATAGGAACGGATCGCGCGCGGGTTGTACTCAAAAACAGAAAGCGAAACACGGTGCAAATTGAGTTCAGCGAAGGCATAGCGCAGGATCAGCTGCATCGCGTCCGTACCGTAGCCCCTGCCCCAGTCCGCGCGGTCTCCGATGCCTATGCCCACAAAAGCATCGCGCGAAGCCCAGCTTGTTATGTCAAGGTCGGTCTCGCCGAGCAGACGGTCATCCTCCAGCGCGCGGATGTTGAAATAAAAATGGGAGGGCGGCTGATCTCTCAATTCCTTTTCGTAATACTCGATACTTGCCCGCGCGGACTGCATTCGGGCTGGAGTCGAACCGAACAAGCGCATCATTTCCGTATCGCGGCTCCAGCCGACGTAGTGCCTGCCGAGTTCTTCCGGGTCGGCGGCAGAAAGCCGCACCAATTTGCCGCAGAAAATATCGTTCATTTTGCACCCTGTGCGATGAGCCATTCTTCACGCAGCAAGCCCATGTACAGGTCATCGTAACGGACGCCGTCGCGCAGACCTTCGCCGCGCACGCGTCCCTCCAACGTAAAACCGATTTTCAGGTAACTCTTCAGCGCGCGCTCGTTATACGAATGCAAACCAAGCGTAATACGCCGCAGATTGAGTTCAGCAAATCCGTACTGCACGATCAGGCGCATGGCATCCGTGCCATAGCCCCTGCCCCAATACTCGCGCTCGCCGATAAAAATGCCAAGCCAGGCGTCGCTGTGAGTCCACGAGTGCACCCACAGCGACGTGGTTCCGATCAATTTGTCGGCCTCCAGCGTGCGGATCGCAAAGCGAAAACTATTTTCCTGTCTGTCGTCGTTCTTCTCGACAAACTCCTTGAGTTTTTTCTGTGACCACAACTGCGCCGGAGCACTGTCGCCGAGGCGGTGCGCCTCCGTATCCCGATCCCATTTGAGATGGAATTTCGCCATGGTCTCGGGCGTTTCGGATGCCAGACAGACGAGGGTTCCGCGATAGATGTCTTTCATCGCCTCCCCCTACGCCGATGTCTGGTCGCGCCATTCGGCATTCAACAAGCCGAAGCCGAGGATGTCCCAAAATTCTCCGTCACGGTGCAGGGCTTTCCGACGGCGCACCTCCTCCACAAAACCGAACTTCTGGAAGAGACGGATCGCGCCTTCGTTGTAGGCGGGCACCACCGCTGTGACGCGGTACAGGTTCAATTCGCCGAACGCATAGCGCAGGAGCATGGACAAGGCTTGCGAGCCATATCCCTTGCGGCGGGAATCGGCTTCGCCGATCCCGAAGCGGATGAAGCCGTTGCCGTTCGCCCAGTCGATCCACTCGATCAGCGCCTTGCCGATCAAACGGTCATCTTCGCGGGCGCGGATGGTGAAATAGAACAGGTTCTTGTCCTCTTCCATTTCCTTTTCGATGGCTTCGTATTGCTTCTTCACCATCGCCGCCGAAAGCGGACGGATGGGCTTGAGTTCCATCAGGCGCATATACTCCGCATCATGCGTCCATTTGGATTCGATTTCAGGATGCGTTTCATGGTCAATGGGACCGAAACGGATATCCGTCGCTTCGAATAACTGATTTTGTATCTCCAACATGATTTCCTCTTCGTTACTAAAAACAAAACTGCCACAGGACTCTCCCGCGGCAGTTTCCACCTTAAACAAAACGACCACGGGGCTTGGCGCGCCGTGGTCGCGAGACAACAAAAAAGACTTGCCTAACGACGAACAGGCGCACTACGGCTATCGACACCAGCAATGCCGGTGAGAGAAAGGGTGATGTAAAACTTGGTCATAAACATTGGGCGTGCGCCTCCTTTCAGAAATTTTGCTCTTTTCAAGCACGATGAGTTTATCACACCCTCCGTGACGGCGTCAAGTACGTTTTAAAAAGATAGTACCAAAGGGTGACACCCATCTTTTGCATTTCCAACCACATGGTAGTAAAACATAGAGAAGAAGGACACGATGATCGACTGGAACACATCCCCGAACCTCAATGCAAGGCACACTGTCCTGATCGTTTCACAAGATGCAGAAATGACAAGCGTCTGGAAAACGCTCTTCGAGCAGAGAAACTGCCGCGTGATGATCGAACACACTCCGCAAGCCGCTGTCCAAACCGCGCGGCTGCTCTCCCCCGCTCTGACCATCCTCGAGCTTGACCTTTCACAGAACGAACGCATAGAACTCTGCAGGGAACTGCGCGCTGCCTCCAACGGCACGATCCTGCTGCTTGCTCCGCGCGCCAACGAACTGGAAATTTCCCTCTACCATCAAGCTGGCGCGGATGAGTATATCCCCACGCCGATCAGCCCGATGGCGCTGTTGATCAAATCCATGGCGTGGCTGGCAAGGCAGGAATGGCTTGTGCCGCGAAAACTCACCACAAACATGTATGTATAAAAAAAAATGACGGGCGATGCGCCCGTCATTTTTTTATGGACCGATCGGCAAAATCCTGCCTGCCAGTAACGCTTCGAGCGTATCCTGCACGAGGCGGATCCTTCCTTCGGTGAGAATGCCCGGGTCCACATCTGCAAGCCCGAGCGGAGATTGAACGTTCTGTCCGCCTTGCCCGGCGATGAGTTGGGGCCAGGATATCTGGATCGCTTTGACCGTGTCGGGGCTGACCGTCATCACCCAGCCGCCGGGACGAGTTTCAGGCATGGATGTCCCGATCAGATATACGCCCTGCGACCCAACATATGAGAGGAAATCCGGGCTGGCAAGCGAGGGATAGATATACAGGGCATCCACATTGCGGTCGTTGATAAGCACGTTGGCGTAACCGCCATAACGCGCTGGGTCTTCATCCACGGGAATCTCAAGATAGGTTGGGTAGGTGTAATTCGAAAAATAAAGCGTGCGGCACACACCGCAGTAATACTTCATGCCGTTCTGAAAGGCAAGGAAGGCGCGCTGACCGTCCGGGTCGCCCTGCGGAATGAGCATCCCGATGTGATATTCGTCAACGAGCATCGCCAGCGTATAACCGGCAAGAAAGGCGGGCAGGTCCACCTGCGTATTCGGGGCAAGCACGCTCATATTCCCGCC from Anaerolineales bacterium includes:
- a CDS encoding DUF4388 domain-containing protein, producing the protein MALRGNLRDFTVTQLLNLINLASKTGTLVVDGVSEQAYVSFREGKLAYARIGKDDSSLAYVLHKANKINANQYRAIADRAGQMTDKELGLLLINAGYVSQDDILLNLQSHFTDVVRRLFTWVEGVFRFENDMLPPDDRINVRLDLENIIIEGSRQLRELEQLQDEIPSLDMALKFTERPLTNVNLSVDEWKVVKFVDPKNTMRQIAGTNKLTEAEIRRIVYGLLQAGLVELVRPANAPVQPNPKMFPTQDKEEQKSLINKLIGRIRKL
- a CDS encoding GNAT family N-acetyltransferase; its protein translation is MTKETLLNSNLNLRPVTWADLHAVAKLIYEVTEADGDITVAVTPEELEHEWHTEGFNPETDAFLVETQAGRVVGFQDFYNVKNHAHLTIDGYVHPDFKGMGIDRALMERAEARALEEMKLAAPDLRVYIRSTMDGKDEPAISLHKETGYATVRYFWRMEITLDEMPTIPPFPEGIELRPFDKEAHSRLVWQADNEAFNEHWGSHGSTFEEWSFRKFERPEFDPNLWLIAWDGDEIAGFSQNRYRMGIGWVGTLGVRKPWRKKGLGLTLLKHSFADFYKRGMKTIGLGVDASNSTGATRLYERAGMHVASEFVTFEKELRPGRSLEE
- a CDS encoding response regulator; amino-acid sequence: MGNARLLVVEDDPDIANMLKIYFSGLQYDVDVANRGRDALEKTKQVLPHLIVLDIMLPDIDGYEVCRTLRTNMRTSHIPVIFLTQKDERSDKLQGLELGADDYITKPFDIEELKLRVQGAIRRSERESLTDPRSGLPAGRLIEEQLRRIIREKDWALLDMRVNNFEPFKDVYGFVAGDDVLRFAAMLIGEVVDDLGTTGDFIGHAGGDNFIIITTKEAAPNIRQKVKERFAEEVQSHYNFIDRQQGFIQAPKPEGGVEKVGFMTFSAGMISPDVYAFADIREITEMAAEARRQDAATASTA
- a CDS encoding GNAT family protein encodes the protein MNDIFCGKLVRLSAADPEELGRHYVGWSRDTEMMRLFGSTPARMQSARASIEYYEKELRDQPPSHFYFNIRALEDDRLLGETDLDITSWASRDAFVGIGIGDRADWGRGYGTDAMQLILRYAFAELNLHRVSLSVFEYNPRAIRSYEKCGFRIEGRRRSALLKDGKRWDMFYMGILLEEWMELNNDKGNAS
- a CDS encoding ATP/GTP-binding protein; amino-acid sequence: MQTVKMVVTGPFSAGKTQFIQSVSEIDVVATERKISSEEERNVKSATTVAMDFGRITVDDDLVLYLFGTPGQKRFDFMWEILSEGMLGFIVMVDSTRPETFREARSILETFRAYAPTPFVVAANKQDMEDSWELEDMRHALRLDKNTKLLPCIATDRKTVKKVLLELLYSILQEMESGK
- a CDS encoding GNAT family N-acetyltransferase, which gives rise to MKEKIETQQVVLPEGFTVRGADPNDIESALELFNTWSRSVVQQDEITDADAIRTEWGSPGFDPARDTRLVFSPEGKLVGYIEVWTNAKPPVHPWIWGRVHPGFSGLGIGTWLLEWAESHACRVLEELPSDVRFAPRLGIYRPAVESKKLFDDRGFRQIRSSYQMRINLEEAPPSPLLPDGITIRTADPENDIRAVYEAAEESFRDHFGHLPEPFEEGFARFKHFFTGAGFDPTLWFLAMKGDQIVGISLCRPNAYEDADLGWVNTLGVRRPWRKYGLGLALLQHSFGEFYKRGKRKVGLGVDAENLTGALRLYEKAGMHIHMAFDLFEKTIREGREISVESLSE
- a CDS encoding GNAT family protein, giving the protein MKDIYRGTLVCLASETPETMAKFHLKWDRDTEAHRLGDSAPAQLWSQKKLKEFVEKNDDRQENSFRFAIRTLEADKLIGTTSLWVHSWTHSDAWLGIFIGEREYWGRGYGTDAMRLIVQYGFAELNLRRITLGLHSYNERALKSYLKIGFTLEGRVRGEGLRDGVRYDDLYMGLLREEWLIAQGAK
- a CDS encoding 4-vinyl reductase; translated protein: MNNDEFFYPQKMGRIILLGMEEVISKGGVDAILHLAELDDLIQNYPPSKAEKSFSFEKVSLLLGTLEQAYGPRGGRGLALRTGRASFKYGLKEYGSMLGLTEVAFRLLPLTTKLRVGARSFAELFNKHTDQRVRVEETDNTIFWHIERCPLCWERKADEPICHLAVGLLQEALYWLSGGKVFNVEETACIARGDSNCTILVYKTPLS
- a CDS encoding DapH/DapD/GlmU-related protein, which codes for MLKIILNAQTPIMPFCEPARDLRIQNSPLWLHQRNLLAPYVTREMELKQGDRLQPVREPTIVYRDNLFFDENYIKEFMAKAVKRKRPVRAAFRAEDPAFREHALPLSSSYTPAGDLYLADLWYYPNGPVADAEPLVIDLQAREIGYYHVPTYMGDQSGDLVFQVPLRALMAIDTWVHVFIADMVFSQFARGARFEKRLNEDLGFKVKILGKAIYEGRQVLECSELVKIGKGCVIDPSAVIHGPTIIGDNVTINAGAVIENCVIGSNVNVSQDVQLMLSVVGDGAFLPFRTALFMTTLMENSMVAQNTCLQMCVIGRNTFIGAGSTWTDYNLIPIPIRARDGHGNLSPSNRPVLGGCVGHNCRIGSGMIIYPARTIESDVVLAASAERRVIDRDITFDQSDHHNWKLAHLHQTPYHPDKKAEAESW
- a CDS encoding HAD family phosphatase, giving the protein MTIRAVFFDYGGVIQRTEHQAPRQRLAERFGMDYADIDEIVFGGGPNGTAAQATVGAIGEDEHWRAVARRLKVKNGEIENIKTEFYAGDVIDREFVDFIRSLRGKFHVGLISNAWDGMRAYLEKNDLLAVFDTVIISAEVKAAKPGVEIYRLALEQAQVKANEAVFVDDVPANIEACQQVGMQGVLFKDPQDAMRQLKRLLK
- a CDS encoding alpha/beta hydrolase translates to MSSITTDQGIVHYEVYGRGRPVILLHGWLGSWGLWQETMAYLGAFYRTYALDFWGFGESGKKRETYAVSDFVSLVNQFMEQLGIVHAPLVGHSMGGTVSLSVAHQYPDRVSKVVVVGSPIVGSSLAPLLKLAGYRSIAFMLFNMMGPFRAFMKYYYSRVICSDPRFPDMMDRDLSRTTVESFLLSIASLRRTDLTPVLPQIKVPSLGIYGDKDVIVHPMQWQPMLNGMPHARIERFARAGHFPMLEEPTEFTLKLKKFLDEDIPAS